From the genome of Suricata suricatta isolate VVHF042 chromosome 3, meerkat_22Aug2017_6uvM2_HiC, whole genome shotgun sequence, one region includes:
- the PPIL3 gene encoding peptidyl-prolyl cis-trans isomerase-like 3: protein MSVTLHTDVGDIKIEVFCERTPKTCENFLALCASNYYNGCIFHRNIKGFMVQTGDPTGTGRGGNSIWGKKFEDEYSEYLKHNVRGVVSMANNGPNTNGSQFFITYGKQPHLDMKYTVFGKVIDGLETLDELEKLPVNEKTYRPLNDVHIKDITIHANPFAQ from the exons atg tcaGTGACACTGCATACAGATGTAGGTGATATTAAGATAGAAGTCTTCTGTGAGAGGACACCCAAAACATGTGAG aatttcttaGCTCTTTGTGCCAGTAATTACTACAATGGGTGTATATTTCATAGAAATATCAAGGGTTTCATGGTTCAAACTGGAGATCCAACAG GTACTGGAAGAGGAGGTAACAGTATCTGGGGCAAGAAATTTGAGGATGAATATAGTGAATATCTTAAG CACAATGTTCGAGGTGTTGTGTCTATGGCTAATAATGGCCCCAACACCAATGGATCACAGTTCTTCATCACCTATGGCAAGCAGCCACATTTGGATATGAAATACACAGTATTTGGAAA GGTAATAGATGGTCTAGAGACTCTAGATGAATTGGAGAAGTTACCAGTAAATGAGAAGACATACCGACCTCTTAATGATGTACACATTAAGGACATAACTATTCATGCCAATCCATTTGCACAGTAG